From Nicotiana tabacum cultivar K326 chromosome 22, ASM71507v2, whole genome shotgun sequence, one genomic window encodes:
- the LOC107791420 gene encoding pentatricopeptide repeat-containing protein At1g02370, mitochondrial-like gives MIRNLTRQISNETPVNLRRLCTAAGEEAAEQRGGDGRLYRRLSALGATKGSVTETINEYMREGRVVKKYELEKCIKELRKYKRYQHALEIMEWMEKRGINLSFGDYGVRLDLIAKVQGVTAAENYFGSLSPSMQNQSTYGALLNCYCVEKMTDKALSLFEKMDQFNFTSKSLAFNNLMSLYMRLGQPEKVAPLVQEMKSRKVPLCTFTYNILMNSYSCLGDIEEVERVFEEIKQENAKECDWTTYSNLAVTYVKAGLRDKAELALKKLEEEMGPRNREAYHYLISLHSGISNLHEVYRIWNSLKSHFSITTNSSYLVMLQSLGKLNDIDDLKKCYKEWESCCSSYDMRLANSVIGAYLRHDLLHDAEEVFRHALKRSQGPFFLAWEMFMAFFLRNHQINLAMKCMEAAASRVKKNEWQPKYEMINKFFEYFVEERDVDGAEEFYKYLKKLNCLSSDVYSSLLRTYIAANRTAEDMLLRIKEDGIEMSCELEELLKRGCPE, from the exons ATGATCCGGAATTTGACCCGCCAGATTTCAAACGAAACACCAGTGAACCTCAGAAGACTATGTACGGCAGCGGGGGAAGAGGCGGCGGAGCAGCGTGGAGGAGACGGACGGCTCTACCGTAGATTGTCGGCTTTGGGAGCTACAAAAGGGTCGGTGACTGAAACAATAAATGAATACATGAGAGAAGGCAGAGTAGTGAAGAAGTATGAACTGGAGAAATGCATAAAGGAGCTGCGTAAATATAAAAGATACCAACATGCCCTTGAG ATAATGGAATGGATGGAGAAAAGAGGTATAAACTTATCGTTTGGTGATTATGGAGTACGTTTGGATCTCATAGCAAAAGTTCAAGGAGTAACTGCAGCTGAAAATTACTTTGGCAGCCTCTCACCTTCCATGCAGAATCAAAGCACTTATGGAGCACTCTTGAATTGCTACTGTGTTGAAAAAATGACAGACAAGGCGTTGTCCCTCTTTGAGAAAATGGATCAATTTAATTTCACATCCAAATCATTGGCATTTAACAATCTTATGTCCTTGTATATGAGACTAGGGCAACCAGAAAAAGTTGCCCCCTTGGTACAGGAAATGAAGAGCAGAAAGGTTCCACTATGCACATTTACGTATAATATCTTGATGAATAGCTATTCTTGTTTGGGTGATATAGAAGAAGTGGAAAGAGTCTTTGAGGAGATAAAGCAGGAGAATGCAAAGGAGTGCGATTGGACCACATATAGTAACTTGGCTGTTACCTATGTTAAGGCTGGGCTTCGTGACAAAGCTGAGTTAGCTCTAAAGAAGCTTGAGGAAGAGATGGGACCTCGTAATCGCGAGGCATACCACTATTTGATTAGTTTGCATTCCGGAATATCTAATCTACATGAGGTTTATCGTATTTGGAATTCTCTGAAATCTCATTTCTCGATAACAACCAATTCTAGTTATCTTGTCATGCTTCAGTCCCTCGGTAAGCTTAATGACATTGATGATTTAAAGAAATGCTACAAGGAATGGGAATCATGCTGCTCCAGTTATGATATGAGGCTGGCAAATAGTGTAATTGGTGCTTATCTGAGACATGACTTGTTACATGATGCAGAGGAAGTCTTTCGTCATGCTTTGAAGAGATCACAAGGGCCTTTCTTCTTGGCTTGGGAAATGTTCATGGCATTCTTTTTGAGGAATCATCAGATCAATCTTGCTATGAAGTGCATGGAAGCAGCTGCCTCTCGAGTAAAGAAGAATGAATGGCAGCCAAAATACGAAATGATTAATAAATTTTTCGAGTATTTTGTAGAAGAGAGAGATGTTGATGGTGCTGAGGAGTTCTACAAGTATTTGAAGAAGCTGAATTGTCTTAGCAGTGATGTCTATAGTTCATTGCTTCGCACTTACATAGCTGCCAACAGAACAGCAGAGGATATGCTACTGAGAATTAAGGAAGATGGAATTGAAATGAGCTGCGAGCTcgaagagttgcttaaaaggggTTGTCCTGAATAA